The following coding sequences lie in one Longimicrobiaceae bacterium genomic window:
- a CDS encoding NADPH:quinone reductase, with protein MKAIRVHETGGPEVLRLEDVPDPAPAAGQVVVRVRAAGVNPVETYQRSGTGNTPPLPYTPGTDAAGTVESAGEGVANVRPGDRVYTSRTLSGSYAELALCDAAHVHPLPDAATFAQGAALGVPYATAYRGLFHKARALPGETVLVHGASGGVGIAAVELARAAGLTVIGTAGTDDGRRLAREHGAHHVLDHRDEGYLAELMELTGGRGVDVVLEMLANVNLGKDLTIVARGGRVVVIGSRGPVQVNPRDAMSRDASIHGMMVFNATDAELASIHAALGAGLDAGTLRPVIREEIPLADASRAHERVMEPGALGKIVLVP; from the coding sequence ATGAAGGCGATCCGGGTGCACGAGACGGGTGGGCCGGAGGTGCTGCGGCTGGAGGACGTGCCCGATCCCGCGCCCGCGGCGGGGCAGGTCGTGGTTCGGGTGCGCGCGGCGGGCGTGAACCCGGTGGAGACGTACCAGCGCTCCGGCACGGGCAACACCCCTCCCCTGCCCTACACGCCCGGCACCGACGCGGCGGGCACGGTGGAATCCGCCGGCGAGGGCGTGGCGAACGTGCGCCCCGGCGACCGCGTCTACACCTCGCGGACGCTGAGCGGCTCGTACGCGGAGCTGGCGCTGTGCGACGCGGCGCACGTGCACCCGCTCCCGGATGCTGCGACGTTCGCTCAGGGAGCGGCGCTCGGCGTGCCGTACGCCACCGCCTACCGCGGCCTCTTCCACAAGGCGCGCGCGCTGCCCGGCGAGACGGTGCTGGTGCACGGCGCGAGCGGCGGCGTGGGCATCGCCGCGGTGGAGCTGGCGCGGGCGGCAGGTCTGACGGTGATCGGCACGGCGGGCACGGACGATGGGCGGCGGCTCGCGCGGGAGCATGGCGCCCACCACGTCCTCGACCACCGCGACGAAGGCTATCTCGCCGAGCTCATGGAGCTGACCGGCGGCCGCGGCGTCGACGTCGTGCTGGAGATGCTCGCCAACGTGAACCTCGGGAAGGACCTGACGATCGTGGCGCGCGGCGGGCGCGTGGTCGTAATCGGCAGCCGCGGGCCCGTGCAGGTGAACCCGCGCGACGCCATGAGCCGCGACGCCTCCATACACGGCATGATGGTCTTCAACGCGACCGACGCGGAGCTGGCGTCCATCCACGCAGCGCTCGGCGCCGGGCTGGACGCGGGCACGCTCCGCCCCGTAATCCGCGAGGAGATCCCGCTGGCCGACGCGTCCCGCGCCCACGAACGCGTGATGGAGCCCGGCGCGCTCGGCAAGATCGTCCTCGTTCCGTAG
- a CDS encoding type II toxin-antitoxin system VapC family toxin: MAQPKVYVETSVVSYLVGRPSRDLVTAGHQQITHQWWERRAESFDLCSSSLVVEEASRGNREFAARRLEVITSLSLLAFRAEAGLLARSLMGHGVLPKKAEADAAHIALAAVHKIDYLLTWNCKHIANAEIQPVLERICRTAGYLLPILCTPEQLMGKG; encoded by the coding sequence ATGGCCCAGCCCAAAGTGTACGTTGAAACCAGCGTCGTGAGCTATCTCGTGGGGCGGCCCAGTCGCGACTTGGTCACCGCGGGCCATCAGCAGATCACGCATCAATGGTGGGAGCGTCGAGCCGAGTCGTTCGATCTGTGTTCCTCGTCGCTCGTGGTGGAAGAAGCCTCACGCGGCAACCGGGAGTTCGCCGCCCGCCGGCTGGAAGTGATCACAAGCCTTTCCCTGCTCGCTTTCCGTGCAGAGGCTGGCTTGCTGGCCCGTTCGCTGATGGGTCATGGCGTCCTTCCGAAAAAGGCGGAAGCCGACGCGGCGCACATCGCACTGGCGGCTGTTCACAAGATCGATTACCTCCTGACGTGGAACTGCAAGCACATCGCCAACGCCGAGATCCAGCCAGTGCTGGAACGCATCTGCCGAACGGCGGGGTATTTGCTGCCGATACTGTGCACGCCGGAGCAACTCATGGGAAAGGGATGA
- a CDS encoding NFACT family protein, with amino-acid sequence MSNPIRWDPPLARALAAELQTSLAGRFAHPSPVFAADLSATLFLDRGEALRFDLHPGAGWARLIPRPPESAALAPEARIVSVTAPPDERRLRIELQEGSRFRGGSRALVVELHTNQWNALLVDNSDRRIVSVLRARDAGGRSLRAGAPYVPPHGEPRFGSGRVQRDDAWAEWMRVLSPLAPPQRRGELVRRFADASPVNSASIIGHASTSEDADALAEAFERWWALRTLSPPRPVLLHLPAGAQPYPMPLEGIESEDAKTLIAAMDTAAERSASADPASASTADAELLERARKRLAGARRRVGSLEQEMRRVGEADRLRARGDLLLAYLQYVTPGTSSVRLPSFEDGTEVEVELDPTLRPNENAKRLYDEAARRQRAEERVPELLAAARRDVERWEAAVAAGEAGELPAAAIRLLTREPAKKSAAAGPQAERMPFRLYRTSGGLEVRVGRTSRDNDRVTFGHSAPSDVWLHARSVPGSHVVLRWADADAPPARDLEEAAVLAAFYSKARSSGTVAVDWTRRKHVRKPRGAPPGRVTIQHAKTLFVAPDPAVEERLRVDAELPSAS; translated from the coding sequence GTGTCAAACCCGATTCGGTGGGATCCGCCCCTCGCCCGCGCCCTCGCCGCGGAGCTGCAAACGAGCCTCGCTGGCCGTTTCGCGCACCCCTCGCCGGTGTTCGCGGCAGACCTTTCCGCGACCCTTTTCCTGGACCGCGGCGAGGCGCTGCGCTTCGACCTGCACCCCGGCGCTGGCTGGGCCCGCCTCATCCCCCGCCCTCCCGAATCCGCCGCGCTGGCGCCCGAGGCGCGCATCGTCTCGGTGACCGCGCCGCCGGACGAGCGGCGGCTGCGCATCGAGCTCCAGGAGGGCAGCCGGTTCCGCGGCGGGTCGCGCGCGCTGGTGGTGGAGCTTCACACGAATCAGTGGAACGCGCTGCTGGTGGACAACAGCGACCGCCGCATCGTCTCCGTCCTGCGCGCTCGCGACGCGGGCGGGCGCTCGCTCCGCGCGGGTGCGCCGTACGTGCCCCCGCACGGCGAGCCGCGCTTCGGCTCCGGGCGCGTGCAGCGTGACGATGCGTGGGCGGAGTGGATGCGCGTCCTCTCCCCCCTCGCGCCGCCGCAGCGCCGGGGCGAGCTGGTGCGCCGCTTCGCCGACGCGAGCCCCGTGAACTCCGCTTCGATCATAGGCCACGCTTCCACGTCGGAAGACGCGGACGCGCTGGCGGAGGCGTTCGAGCGGTGGTGGGCGCTGCGCACCTTATCGCCGCCGCGCCCGGTGCTCCTGCATCTACCGGCCGGCGCGCAGCCGTACCCGATGCCGCTGGAGGGGATCGAGTCGGAAGATGCGAAGACGCTGATCGCGGCGATGGACACCGCCGCGGAACGCAGCGCATCCGCCGACCCTGCTTCGGCGTCCACGGCAGATGCGGAGCTGCTGGAGCGCGCGCGGAAGCGGTTGGCGGGCGCGCGGCGGCGGGTGGGCAGCCTGGAGCAGGAGATGCGGCGCGTGGGCGAGGCAGACCGGCTGCGCGCGCGGGGCGACCTCCTCCTCGCCTACCTGCAGTACGTCACGCCCGGCACCTCGTCCGTGCGCCTGCCGTCGTTCGAGGACGGGACCGAGGTGGAGGTGGAGCTGGACCCCACGCTGCGCCCCAACGAGAACGCCAAGCGCCTGTACGACGAGGCCGCCCGCCGCCAGCGCGCCGAGGAGCGCGTGCCCGAGCTGCTGGCCGCCGCCCGCCGCGACGTGGAGCGCTGGGAGGCCGCCGTCGCCGCCGGCGAGGCGGGCGAGCTTCCCGCCGCGGCCATCCGTCTCCTCACGCGCGAGCCGGCGAAGAAGAGCGCGGCGGCGGGCCCGCAGGCCGAGCGCATGCCGTTCCGCCTCTACCGCACCTCCGGCGGGCTGGAGGTGCGCGTGGGGCGGACATCGCGCGACAACGACCGCGTCACCTTCGGCCACTCCGCCCCGTCGGACGTGTGGCTGCACGCGCGGTCGGTGCCCGGTTCGCACGTCGTGCTGCGATGGGCGGACGCGGACGCGCCCCCGGCCCGCGACCTGGAAGAAGCCGCGGTGCTCGCCGCGTTCTACAGCAAGGCCCGCTCGTCCGGCACCGTCGCGGTGGACTGGACGCGCCGCAAGCATGTCCGCAAGCCGCGCGGCGCCCCTCCCGGCCGCGTCACCATCCAGCACGCGAAGACCCTCTTCGTGGCCCCCGACCCCGCCGTCGAAGAACGGCTGCGGGTAGATGCGGAGCTTCCCTCGGCGTCGTAA
- the panB gene encoding 3-methyl-2-oxobutanoate hydroxymethyltransferase, translating to MSTQRGNGARPLGVPELREMKRRGERIAALTAYDYLFARVVDEAGVDVILVGDSLAQVVLGLDSTLPVTVDDMIHHARAVRRGVQRALLVVDMPFMSYQVSPQDALRNAGRIMQETGAGAVKLEGGSPQAAETVRTLVRAGIPVMGHLGFTPQSVNVTGTRVQGRDEDGPRRILEEAKRLEEAGAFSVVLELIPGAIAKAVTQALEIPTIGIGAGAECDGQVLVLHDMLGINIGFAPRFLRRFAEVGQAAAAGVGDYVKAVKGGEYPLQEHTFE from the coding sequence ATGTCCACTCAACGCGGGAATGGCGCTCGGCCGCTCGGCGTACCCGAGCTGCGCGAGATGAAGCGCCGTGGGGAGCGCATCGCAGCGCTCACTGCATACGACTACCTTTTCGCACGGGTGGTCGACGAGGCCGGCGTGGACGTGATCCTCGTCGGCGATTCGCTCGCCCAGGTGGTGCTGGGGTTGGACAGCACGCTGCCCGTCACGGTGGACGACATGATCCACCACGCCCGAGCCGTGCGCCGGGGCGTGCAGCGCGCGCTGCTGGTGGTGGACATGCCGTTCATGTCGTACCAGGTCTCGCCGCAGGACGCGCTCCGCAACGCGGGCCGCATCATGCAGGAGACCGGCGCGGGAGCGGTGAAGTTGGAGGGCGGCTCCCCGCAGGCCGCCGAGACGGTGCGGACCCTCGTCCGCGCCGGGATCCCCGTCATGGGCCACCTGGGCTTCACGCCCCAGTCGGTCAACGTGACGGGGACGCGCGTTCAGGGGCGCGACGAGGATGGCCCCCGCCGCATCCTGGAAGAGGCGAAGCGGCTGGAGGAGGCGGGCGCCTTCTCGGTCGTCCTGGAGCTGATCCCGGGCGCGATCGCGAAGGCGGTGACCCAGGCGCTGGAGATCCCCACCATCGGCATCGGGGCGGGGGCGGAATGCGACGGGCAGGTGCTGGTGCTGCACGACATGCTGGGCATCAACATCGGCTTCGCGCCGCGCTTCCTGCGCCGCTTCGCCGAGGTGGGGCAGGCCGCCGCGGCGGGCGTGGGAGACTACGTGAAGGCGGTGAAGGGCGGGGAGTACCCCTTGCAGGAGCATACCTTCGAATGA
- the panC gene encoding pantoate--beta-alanine ligase — MSAQALRTPVIPLPVGGGMRVVHTRAQVREAVAAARAQGKTVALVPTMGYLHEGHLSLVDRARAEAGFVAMSIFVNPLQFGPREDLARYPRDLDRDLEMARDRGVDLVFAPGVAEMYPAGEPRVAVVPDTMADRLCGASRPGHFRGVLTVVAKLFGIFAPDVAVFGQKDLQQATLIRRMVTDLDMAVRVEIAPIVREADGLAMSSRNVYLSPEERERALALSQGLERCRALFAAGETDADVLRAALWAAMSVPGVEPEYADVVDARSLEPVQRALPGSVCAVAARVGKTRLIDDAVLG; from the coding sequence ATGAGCGCCCAAGCGTTGAGAACGCCCGTGATCCCGCTGCCCGTGGGCGGGGGCATGCGCGTGGTGCACACCCGCGCCCAGGTGCGCGAGGCCGTGGCCGCCGCGCGCGCGCAGGGGAAGACGGTGGCGCTGGTGCCCACCATGGGTTACCTGCACGAGGGCCACCTCTCGCTGGTGGACCGCGCCCGCGCCGAGGCCGGGTTCGTGGCGATGTCCATCTTCGTGAACCCGCTCCAGTTCGGCCCGCGCGAGGACCTGGCGCGCTATCCCCGCGACCTGGACCGCGACCTGGAGATGGCGCGCGACCGTGGCGTGGACCTCGTCTTCGCGCCCGGCGTGGCGGAGATGTACCCCGCTGGCGAGCCGCGCGTGGCGGTCGTTCCGGACACGATGGCCGACCGGCTGTGCGGCGCGTCGCGGCCCGGCCACTTCCGCGGAGTGCTGACCGTCGTCGCCAAGCTGTTCGGCATCTTCGCGCCGGACGTGGCGGTGTTCGGGCAGAAGGACCTGCAGCAGGCCACGCTCATCCGGCGGATGGTGACGGACCTGGACATGGCGGTGCGCGTGGAGATCGCCCCCATCGTCCGCGAGGCCGACGGGCTGGCGATGAGCTCGCGCAACGTCTACCTCTCGCCCGAGGAGCGCGAGCGGGCGCTGGCGCTGTCGCAGGGCCTGGAGCGCTGCCGCGCCCTCTTCGCCGCGGGCGAGACGGACGCGGACGTGCTGCGCGCGGCGCTGTGGGCGGCGATGTCGGTGCCCGGCGTGGAGCCCGAGTACGCCGACGTGGTCGACGCCCGCTCGCTGGAGCCGGTGCAGCGCGCCCTCCCCGGCTCCGTTTGCGCGGTGGCCGCCCGCGTCGGCAAGACCCGCCTCATCGACGACGCCGTCCTGGGCTGA